The following proteins are co-located in the Deltaproteobacteria bacterium genome:
- the mtnP gene encoding S-methyl-5'-thioadenosine phosphorylase, which produces MGKAQIGVIGGSGLYEIEGIKDLQQAVVRTPFGDPSDPLTLGKLNGVDVAFLPRHGKGHRILPSEINFRANIYAMKKLGVEQIISVSAVGSMKEEIAPGDIVIPDQFYDNTRKRISTFFGQGIVGHVSLADPICPVLAERLGEAGKKAGAKVHRGGTYLCIEGPQFSTRAESGIYRSWGVEVIGMTNATEAKLAREAGLCYATIALSTDYDCWHEEEDDVNAEAVLQIIRQNVAMAKAMISHAVSTE; this is translated from the coding sequence ATGGGGAAAGCGCAAATCGGCGTGATCGGCGGCAGCGGACTCTACGAGATCGAAGGGATCAAAGACCTTCAGCAGGCGGTGGTACGGACCCCGTTCGGCGATCCTTCCGATCCGTTGACGCTGGGAAAACTGAACGGAGTGGATGTCGCCTTTCTTCCCCGGCATGGAAAAGGTCACCGGATTCTCCCCTCGGAAATAAATTTCCGTGCAAACATCTATGCGATGAAAAAACTCGGTGTGGAACAGATCATCTCCGTCAGCGCCGTGGGGAGCATGAAGGAGGAAATTGCGCCGGGGGATATCGTGATTCCCGACCAGTTCTACGACAATACCCGGAAGCGAATCTCCACATTCTTTGGTCAGGGGATCGTAGGGCATGTCTCCCTGGCCGATCCGATCTGCCCGGTTCTGGCCGAGCGGCTGGGAGAGGCCGGGAAAAAGGCCGGCGCCAAGGTACACCGGGGGGGGACCTATCTCTGTATTGAAGGGCCCCAGTTTTCGACGAGGGCGGAGTCCGGGATTTATCGCTCCTGGGGCGTGGAGGTGATCGGAATGACCAATGCCACGGAGGCCAAACTGGCACGGGAGGCGGGTCTTTGTTATGCGACGATTGCTCTTTCCACCGACTACGACTGCTGGCATGAGGAGGAAGACGATGTCAACGCCGAAGCGGTGCTGCAGATTATCCGGCAGAATGTGGCGATGGCGAAGGCGATGATCTCACATGCCGTTTCGACGGAAAT